One window of Chamaesiphon minutus PCC 6605 genomic DNA carries:
- a CDS encoding TOBE-like domain-containing protein has protein sequence MSVSQLQQMPITISSDSCSIPATVNRVVLSNGNFRVELTLDNGQVAIVDLNCSQFKELKLQPQQQVFIRQNDLNILPFCYSI, from the coding sequence ATGTCTGTTAGCCAACTTCAGCAAATGCCAATTACTATTTCCTCTGATAGTTGTTCAATTCCCGCTACAGTCAATCGAGTTGTCCTCTCGAATGGAAATTTTCGAGTTGAACTTACATTAGATAATGGTCAAGTCGCAATTGTTGATTTGAATTGCAGCCAATTTAAAGAGTTAAAATTACAGCCGCAGCAACAAGTATTTATTCGGCAGAACGATTTGAACATACTACCTTTTTGCTACTCTATCTAA
- a CDS encoding IS5 family transposase (programmed frameshift): protein MTYQQLKYLHPKAFKRRCGVQPNTFNLMVEILKPDLDRRGKKGGQCKLSVEDQLLLVLEYWREYRTQFHISTSWNLSESAVCRLIRKVETLLMNSGKFRLPGKKQLYQQADNWQVIVVDVTESPIERPKKKQRDYYSGKKKHHTLKAQVVVNQETGQIICTAFGKGKVHDFRLFKLDRLPMLPNQLCLADKGYQGLAKLHPDSCLPTKKPRQGKLDNSERQHNRSLARLRIVVEHVNRKLKIFRILAERYRNRRRRFGLRFNLISAILNFELSSPF, encoded by the exons ATGACCTACCAACAACTCAAGTACCTACACCCCAAAGCCTTCAAGCGAAGATGTGGAGTACAGCCAAACACCTTTAACCTGATGGTTGAAATACTTAAACCAGATCTGGATCGTCGGGGTAAAAAAGGTGGGCAATGCAAACTCAGCGTCGAAGACCAGTTACTATTGGTACTAGAATATTGGCGAGAATATCGAACGCAATTTCATATTAGTACAAGTTGGAATCTAAGTGAATCAGCGGTTTGCCGATTAATTCGGAAAGTAGAAACGCTGCTAATGAATTCTGGCAAATTCCGATTACCAGGAAAAAAGCAACTTTATCAACAAGCTGATAATTGGCAAGTAATCGTAGTTGATGTGACCGAGAGTCCAATTGAGCGTCCAAAAAAAA AGCAAAGAGATTACTACAGCGGCAAGAAAAAGCACCACACGCTAAAAGCGCAAGTAGTCGTCAACCAAGAAACAGGACAAATAATTTGTACTGCTTTTGGGAAAGGAAAAGTTCATGACTTCCGGTTGTTTAAGCTCGATCGATTGCCGATGTTACCAAATCAACTATGTTTAGCAGATAAAGGCTATCAGGGACTTGCGAAACTGCATCCTGATAGTTGCCTTCCGACGAAGAAGCCTCGCCAGGGCAAGCTAGACAATTCTGAACGTCAACATAATCGCTCGTTAGCAAGACTGCGAATCGTCGTTGAGCATGTTAACCGCAAACTTAAAATATTTCGGATTTTGGCTGAACGCTATCGCAATCGACGCAGACGTTTTGGTTTAAGATTTAACCTTATTTCCGCTATCCTCAATTTTGAACTTTCCTCTCCTTTCTGA
- a CDS encoding heavy metal-responsive transcriptional regulator yields the protein MITLATEIDRQKSSSKKLLKIGEVAKQTDVEVGTIRYYESLGLLIPIERSDNGYRYYDDEAIERLKFIKKAQSLRFSLAEIHQVLGVRSSGSPACPIVKGLLKQKIAGLEQQIELMKEMKQELEAYQSRWESRPLDNPSGKDLCSMIGEVIDRDLPTHQSRSVG from the coding sequence ATGATTACTCTAGCAACAGAAATCGATCGACAGAAATCATCCTCAAAAAAACTGCTTAAAATTGGTGAAGTAGCCAAGCAAACCGATGTGGAAGTAGGCACGATTCGGTATTACGAAAGTTTGGGATTGCTAATACCAATTGAAAGAAGTGACAATGGCTACCGTTATTACGATGACGAAGCGATCGAGCGACTAAAATTCATCAAAAAAGCCCAATCTTTACGGTTTTCCCTCGCCGAAATTCACCAAGTACTTGGTGTTCGCTCTTCTGGTAGCCCTGCTTGCCCAATCGTCAAAGGTTTACTGAAACAGAAAATAGCTGGGCTTGAGCAGCAGATCGAGCTAATGAAGGAGATGAAGCAGGAATTAGAAGCATATCAATCGCGCTGGGAAAGCCGCCCCTTAGATAACCCATCTGGCAAAGATCTTTGTAGCATGATTGGGGAGGTGATCGATCGAGATCTACCTACTCATCAGAGCCGATCAGTAGGATAG
- a CDS encoding F510_1955 family glycosylhydrolase yields MMSNSDKHDNSMKWMGIAMVACCTLPIAAFLLLGGGLGVFFSRGTQSISPTQSTNQTVNSAPNPTDLAAKVTMYPAVKWQTKNHTHGLSVNPTNPQMIYLATHHGLLQRAETGKWFWMEPKQKRADYMGFTADPTNPNRFYASGHPQTGGNLGFQVTEDLAQNWRQISLPGVDFHALAIAPSNPKMFYGFPASGAEGLHVSTDTGKTWTKPSAKGLKVAPFNLVVDPVNADRVFAVTQSGLYESIDRANTWRVIPSTQTAPVIGLAVQQEGAQTVMYGFQAASTANLDRSVDGGKTWQQWGTGTKGVILYLAIAPSNPKVFYAVNQKNAVFQSQDGGKTWKELG; encoded by the coding sequence CAATGAAATGGATGGGCATTGCGATGGTGGCGTGTTGTACGTTACCAATTGCTGCTTTTCTATTGCTCGGTGGCGGCTTGGGGGTATTTTTCAGTCGTGGTACTCAATCGATTTCTCCAACCCAATCAACTAATCAAACGGTAAATTCAGCTCCAAACCCTACTGATTTGGCAGCAAAGGTGACTATGTATCCTGCTGTTAAATGGCAAACGAAGAACCACACCCACGGGCTGTCAGTCAATCCCACCAATCCCCAGATGATTTATCTGGCGACTCATCATGGGCTATTGCAACGCGCCGAAACAGGTAAATGGTTCTGGATGGAGCCAAAGCAAAAACGGGCCGATTATATGGGATTTACGGCAGATCCTACCAATCCTAATCGGTTTTACGCCAGTGGACACCCACAAACTGGGGGTAATCTTGGTTTTCAAGTAACTGAGGATTTAGCGCAGAACTGGCGGCAAATTTCGCTACCAGGGGTTGATTTTCATGCCCTGGCGATCGCACCCAGTAACCCAAAAATGTTCTATGGTTTTCCAGCTTCTGGTGCGGAGGGCTTACATGTTTCAACAGATACAGGCAAGACTTGGACAAAACCAAGTGCAAAAGGGCTAAAAGTGGCACCATTTAACCTCGTTGTCGATCCGGTAAATGCCGATCGAGTATTTGCCGTGACTCAATCGGGATTGTATGAAAGTATCGACCGAGCCAACACTTGGCGCGTGATTCCCAGCACTCAAACCGCCCCTGTCATCGGCTTGGCAGTGCAACAAGAGGGCGCACAGACGGTCATGTATGGCTTTCAAGCTGCCTCGACAGCGAATCTCGATCGGAGTGTGGATGGTGGCAAAACCTGGCAACAGTGGGGCACTGGTACTAAAGGGGTGATTCTATATCTGGCGATCGCACCGAGTAATCCTAAGGTGTTCTATGCAGTAAATCAAAAGAATGCCGTTTTTCAATCTCAAGATGGCGGTAAAACTTGGAAAGAATTAGGGTAA